A window of the Zeugodacus cucurbitae isolate PBARC_wt_2022May chromosome 2, idZeuCucr1.2, whole genome shotgun sequence genome harbors these coding sequences:
- the Orct_4 gene encoding organic cation transporter protein: MDFDAVLKKCGNFGRFQFLVLLCFSLTNILSSMHYFAQTIISFTPKHWCYHEKLSNASFDEIRAVYAQTINPHCTLLEDIVDGKPIVAEVGGCRKWIYEYESGYKSITSELNWVCEDTIQSAIGQSLYFVGSFIGTVFFGYLADKIGRLPALICTTLTGATGDFLTTFSTNLPLYSIFRFISGLSTDTFFYLMYIMVFEYLSPRKRTLGLNLITGIFYFLGLALAPWFALWSGSWRGYLYIASVPAVIVLLYPFLICESAQWLMATQRYDRAVKCLKHVAKINKREVKEEVFDEFVAYYKQKASEQLAKKTNKDTFWGMFRTPRLRKFAIMMLLKNMFLALSLDVISRNMEGMGSSPFKLFSVTSVVYVVGGLTIILLQNHIGRKGMAFSTFLVSAIIIGANSILIAFLETEQNALLFAIMTGLARYGVVVSYEAEAQYSSEFLPTTVRGRGMANIHVAGFAFTSLHSYVIYLGYFYKPLPSICISLVMFLAAILCLPLPETMNQKLPQTLKDGEDFARNQRWYYFVCFDRKKDTKETGVSNG; the protein is encoded by the exons atggATTTCGATGCTGTGTTAAAAAAGTGTGGTAATTTCGGGCGTTTTCAGTTTCTGGTACTGTTATGCTTTAGTCTGACTAATATCCTCTCATCGATGCATTACTTTGCGCAAACGATAATTAGTTTCACACCGAAGCATTG GTGTTACCATGAGAAGCTGTCGAATGCCAGTTTCGATGAAATTCGCGCCGTCTACGCACAAACGATTAATCCACATTGTACTTTATTAGAGGACATAGTCGATGGCAAGCCGATTGTTGCCGAAGTGGGTGGATGCCGGAAGTGGATTTATGAATATGAAAGTGGTTACAAAAGCATTACCTCAGAA CTTAACTGGGTATGCGAGGACACTATACAATCTGCGATCGGGCAATCCTTGTACTTTGTCGGATCATTCATTGGCACTGTTTTCTTTGGTTACTTGGCAGACAAGATCGGTCGACTCCCTGCGTTGATCTGCACCACACTCACTGGCGCCACTGGTGACTTTCTCACAACTTTTTCAACCAATTTGCCACTGTATTCCATCTTTCGCTTCATTTCGGGTCTATCCACAGACACATTTTTTTACCTCATGTACATAATGG TCTTCGAGTACTTAAGTCCACGAAAACGTACACTCGGTCTAAATTTGATCACTGGCATATTCTATTTCCTTGGTTTGGCTTTGGCACCTTGGTTTGCACTATGGTCGGGTTCGTGGCGCGGCTACCTATACATCGCATCGGTGCCGGCGGTAATTGTGCTGTTATACCCTTTCCTCATTTGTGAGAGCGCTCAATGGCTGATGGCGACTCAGCGCTATGATCGTGCGGTTAAATGTCTCAAACATGTTGCCAAGATCAATAAACGCGAGGTGAAAGAAGAAGTGTTTGATGAATTTGTTGCGTATTATAAACAGAAAGCGAGTGAACAACTCGCgaagaaaacaaacaaagatACCTTTTGGGGCATGTTTCGTACACCACGTCTGCGCAAATTCGCCATTATGATGTTGTTGAAGAA CATGTTTCTCGCGCTCTCGCTCGATGTGATCAGCCGCAATATGGAGGGTATGGGCAGCTCACCATTCAAACTGTTTTCCGTCACATCGGTTGTTTACGTTGTGGGCGGTCTTACTATCATCTTACTACAAAACCACATAGGCCGGAAGGGTATGGCCTTTAGCACGTTCTTAGTCAGCGCCATCATTATAGGCGCTAACAGTATTCTAATCGCTTTTCTTGAAACCGAACAAAATGCATTACTCTTTGCTATTATGACTGGTCTCGCTCGTTACGGTGTCGTGGTGAGCTATGAGGCGGAAGCACAGTACTCCTCTGAATTCCTGCCGACTACTGTGCGTGGACGTGGCATGGCCAATATACATGTTGCCGGTTTCGCTTTTACCAGTCTGCATTCCTATGTGATATATTTAGGTTATTTCTACAAACCACTTCCTTCGATCTGTATATCTTTGGTAATGTTCTTAGCTGCAATCCTGTGCCTACCACTGCCAGAGACCATGAATCA AAAATTACCGCAAACCTTGAAGGATGGCGAGGACTTTGCGCGAAATCAGCGCTGGTATTATTTTGTATGCTTCGATAGAAAGAAAGACACGAAAGAAACTGGAGTCAGTAATGGATGA
- the LOC105221538 gene encoding organic cation transporter protein-like codes for MGLPVMDFDAILKKCGNFGRFQFLIMLCFGLTNLLSSMHYFAQTIISFTPQHWCYHEKLSNASFNEIRAVYAQTSNPHCTLLDDIVDGKPIAAVTGKCQQWIYEYESGYKSVTSELNWVCDESIQSAIGQSLFFVGSVIGTVFFGFLADKIGRLPALICTTLTGAAGDFLTTFSTNLPLFSLFRFISGLSTDTFYYLMYIMVFEYLSPRKRTLGLNMATGIFYFLGLALAPWFALWSGSWRGYLYIASVPAVIVLLYPFLICESAQWLMATQRYDRAVKCLKHVAKINKRDVKEEEFDDFIAYYKQKTSEQLVKTTNKDTFWGMFRTPRLRKFTIMMLIKNMFLALALDVISRNMEGMGSSPFILFSATSVVYVLGSLTIILLQNRIGRKGMAFSTLFVSSIIIAATGFLIAFTDTEKNALLLAIMVGLGRYGVVVSYEAEAQYSSEFIPTTVRGRGMANIHVAGFAFTSLNSYVIYLGYYYKPLPSIFISALMLIGALLCLALPETMNQKLPHTLKDGEEFARHQRWYYFVCFDRKKDNKETGVTNG; via the exons atgggttTGCCGGTAATGGACTTCGACGCGATTTTGAAGAAGTGCGGTAACTTTGGACGTTTTCAATTTCTGATAATGCTGTGCTTTGGGCTTACAAATCTGCTCTCCTCCATGCATTATTTTGCACAAACGATAATCAGCTTTACACCGCAGCACTG GTGTTACCACGAAAAGCTGTCGAATGccagtttcaatgaaattcgcgcCGTCTACGCACAAACTTCCAATCCACATTGTACCCTGTTAGACGATATAGTCGATGGCAAACCGATTGCTGCCGTAACGGGTAAATGCCAGCAGTGGATTTATGAATATGAAAGTGGTTATAAAAGCGTTACCTCAGAA CTAAACTGGGTATGTGATGAATCCATACAATCTGCGATCGGTCAGTCACTATTCTTTGTTGGTTCAGTGATAGGTACGGTATTCTTTGGATTCCTGGCAGACAAGATCGGTCGACTCCCTGCGTTGATCTGCACTACACTTACTGGCGCTGCAGGCGACTTTCTCACAACATTTTCCACCAATTTGCCACTCTTCTCATTATTTCGCTTCATCTCGGGTTTATCCACAGACACATTTTACTATCTCATGTACATAATGG tcttCGAGTACTTGAGTCCCAGAAAACGTACACTCGGTTTGAACATGGCCACCGGCATATTCTACTTCCTCGGTTTGGCTTTAGCACCGTGGTTTGCACTATGGTCTGGTTCGTGGCGCGGCTACCTATACATCGCATCGGTGCCGGCGGTAATTGTGCTGTTATACCCTTTCCTCATTTGTGAGAGCGCACAATGGCTGATGGCGACTCAGCGCTATGATCGTGCGGTTAAATGTCTCAAACATGTTGCCAAGATCAATAAACGTGATGTGAAAGAAGAAGAGTTTGATGACTTCATTGCGTACTATAAACAGAAAACGAGTGAGCAACTCGTAAAGACAACAAACAAAGACACTTTTTGGGGAATGTTCCGCACACCACGTCTGCGCAAATTCACCATTATGATGCTGATAAAGAA CATGTTTCTCGCGCTCGCACTCGATGTGATCAGCCGCAATATGGAGGGCATGGGCAGCTCACCTTTTATACTTTTCTCAGCCACTTCAGTGGTTTACGTATTGGGCAGTTTAACCATCATTTTGCTGCAAAATCGCATAGGTCGCAAGGGTATGGCTTTCAGTACGCTCTTCGTAAGCTCAATAATCATCGCAGCTACCGGTTTTCTAATTGCCTTTACCGATACGGAGAAAAACGCTTTACTTCTTGCCATTATGGTGGGTCTCGGTCGCTATGGCGTCGTCGTGAGTTATGAGGCGGAGGCACAATACTCTTCCGAATTCATACCGACCACTGTGCGTGGACGTGGCATGGCCAACATACATGTTGCCGGCTTCGCCTTTACGAGTCTAAACTCATATGTGATATATTTAGGATACTACTATAAACCGCTACCGTCCATCTTCATATCAGCTTTAATGTTAATTGGGGCACTTTTATGCCTGGCACTGCCTGAGACCATGAATCA AAAACTACCACATACTTTGAAGGATGGCGAGGAGTTTGCACGCCATCAGCGCTGGTACTATTTTGTATGCTTCGATAGAAAGAAAGACAATAAAGAAACTGGAGTCACTAATGGATGA
- the Orct2_5 gene encoding organic cation transporter-like protein codes for MDFDAVLAKCGNFGRYQIVLLLLYGCTNILSSLHYFAQTIISFTPEHWCYHEKLANTSISYVRSIYEQTAHPQCTLLEDIIADQPIVATVGKCTEWIYAYDRGYRSITTDLKWVCNDAYKAATGQSLFFLGSIMGTIFFGFLADKIGRLPALICTTLTGALGDFLTSFVTSLPAFALFRFVSGLSNDTIFYLMYIMVFEYLSPDKRTFGLNVITAFFYCFGLILSPYYAIWVGSWRYYLYIASLPALIVLLYPLFICESAQWLIATERYDRAVNCLKRVAKFNKRKVEEEVFTQFRTYYEEKMALDKKFNRNEDTFWGMFRTPRLRKFTIILLLKSMIVTISFDVISRNMEGLGTSPFTLFSISSLAYIPGGLTIIFLQNRIGRKGMAFGSLFVSAIIVTLTGFMIALLDPEKNVVLLAIMVTLGRYGVIVSYDAEAQYAAEFIPTTVRGRGLANIHVIGYGFAMLSSYVIYLGLYFKPLPSIVISVVMLCGAVLCLALPETLNQKLPETLKDGEDFARHQRWYYFPCFSRAQNDKTDVAEKQEAH; via the exons ATGGATTTCGATGCAGTGTTGGCGAAATGTGGCAATTTCGGGCGTTATCAAATCGTTTTGTTGCTACTGTACGGTTGCACAAATATTCTATCGTCATTGCATTATTTTGCACAAACGATTATTAGTTTTACGCCTGAGCACTG GTGCTATCATGAGAAGCTAGCCAATACGAGCATTTCGTATGTACGCAGCATTTATGAGCAAACAGCACATCCGCAGTGCACGCTGCTGGAAGACATTATCGCCGATCAGCCGATAGTTGCGACTGTCGGTAAATGCACAGAATGGATCTACGCATATGATCGTGGCTACCGAAGCATAACAACAGAT CTAAAATGGGTTTGCAACGATGCATACAAAGCTGCTACGGGTCAGTCACTCTTCTTTTTGGGCTCAATTATGGGCACAATATTCTTCGGCTTTCTGGCTGATAAAATTGGTCGCTTGCCAGCGCTGATCTGTACAACGCTCACCGGCGCTTTGGGTGACTTTTTGACCTCCTTTGTAACATCACTTCCCGCGTTTGCATTGTTCCGTTTTGTATCGGGTCTGTCAAATGACACCATATTCTATCTCATGTACATAATGG TTTTCGAGTATTTGAGCCCCGACAAGCGCACATTCGGTCTGAATGTTATAACCGCATTCTTCTACTGCTTCGGCTTGATTTTATCACCCTACTATGCCATTTGGGTTGGCTCATGGCGTTATTATCTCTACATTGCCTCCTTGCCTGCGTTGATCGTGCTCTTATATCCGCTCTTCATTTGTGAGAGCGCGCAGTGGTTAATAGCAACGGAACGTTACGATCGCGCTGTGAATTGCTTGAAGCGCGTTGCGAAATTTAACAAGCGTAAAGTAGAAGAGGAAGTATTCACGCAATTTCGCACTTACTATGAGGAGAAAATGGCATTGGATAAAAAGTTCAATAGAAATGAAGACACCTTTTGGGGCATGTTCCGTACGCCGAGATTAAGAAAATTCACCATTATATTGTTATTGAAGTC CATGATCGTCACGATCTCATTTGACGTCATCAGCCGTAATATGGAAGGTTTGGGCACCTCACCCTTCACGCTGTTCTCAATCTCCTCACTCGCTTACATCCCAGGCGGTCTGACAATTATTTTCTTGCAAAACCGTATAGGTCGCAAAGGCATGGCATTCGGCTCGCTCTTCGTTAGTGCAATCATAGTCACTTTAACTGGTTTCATGATCGCTTTACTTGATCCCGAAAAGAATGTTGTGCTACTAGCAATTATGGTTACTCTAGGTCGTTATGGTGTTATTGTGAGCTATGATGCAGAAGCGCAATATGCCGCCGAATTCATACCAACGACAGTGCGTGGGCGTGGCTTGGCGAATATACATGTGATCGGCTATGGTTTTGCTATGCTCAGTTCATATGTCATTTATTTGGGGCTCTACTTTAAACCACTGCCCTCAATTGTCATTTCGGTGGTTATGCTGTGTGGCGCAGTACTCTGTCTAGCGCTGCCGGAGACGCTTAATCA aaaactaCCCGAAACGCTTAAGGATGGCGAAGACTTTGCCAGACACCAGCGCTGGTACTATTTCCCTTGCTTTAGTCGAGCACAAAACGATAAAACGGATGTTGCCGAAAAACAGGAAGCACATTAG
- the LOC105221541 gene encoding organic cation transporter protein-like codes for MDFDAVLKKCGNFGRFQFLVLLCFSITNILSSMHYFAQTIISFTPKHWCYHDKLSNASFDEIRAVYAQTINPHCTLLEDIVDGKPIVAEVGGCRKWIYEYESGYRSVTSDLNWVCENTIQSAIGQSLYFVGSVIGTVFFGYLADKIGRLPALICTTLTGAIGDFLTTFSTNLPLYSIFRFLSGLSTDTFYYLMYIMAFEYLSPRKRTLGLNMVTGIFYFLGLALSPWFALWSGSWRSYLYIASVPAVIVLLYPFLICESALWLMATQRYDRAVKCLKHVAKINKREVKEEVFDEFVAYYKQKASEQLAKKTNKDTFWGMFRTPRLRKFTIMMLIKNMFLALSVDVISRNMEGMGSSPFKLFSVTSVVYVVGGLTIILLQNHIGRKGMAFSTFLASAIIIGVNGILIAFLDTEQNSLLFAIMTGLARYGVVVSYEADTQYTSEFLPTTVRGRGMANIHVAGFACTSLHSYVIYLGYFYKPLPAICTSLLMFLAAMLCLSLPETMNQQLPETLLDGENFARNQRWYNFVCFDKTLNKKNDEVAKERY; via the exons ATGGATTTCGATGCTGTGTTAAAGAAATGTGGCAATTTCGGGCGCTTCCAATTTCTTGTACTGTTATGCTTTAGTATAACCAATATACTTTCATCGATGCATTACTTTGCGCAAACGATAATTAGTTTTACGCCGAAGCACTG GTGTTATCATGATAAGCTGTCGAATGCCAGTTTCGATGAAATTCGCGCCGTCTACGCACAAACGATTAATCCACATTGTACTTTATTAGAGGACATAGTCGATGGCAAGCCGATTGTTGCTGAAGTCGGTGGTTGCCGGAAGTGGATCTATGAATATGAAAGTGGTTACAGAAGCGTAACATCAGAT CTTAACTGGGTATGCGAGAATACTATACAATCTGCGATAGGACAATCGCTATACTTTGTGGGGTCTGTCATCGGCACTGTTTTCTTTGGATATTTGGCAGACAAAATCGGCCGACTTCCTGCGTTGATCTGCACTACACTTACTGGCGCTATAGGAGATTTTCTCACAACATTTTCCACCAATTTGCCGTTGTATTCAATCTTTCGCTTCCTTTCGGGTCTATCCACAGACACATTTTACTATCTGATGTACATAATGG CCTTCGAATACTTGAGTCCGAGGAAACGCACACTCGGTCTAAATATGGTCACCGGCATATTCTATTTTCTCGGTTTGGCTTTGTCTCCCTGGTTTGCATTGTGGTCCGGTTCGTGGCGTAGCTACCTATACATCGCATCGGTGCCGGCGGTAATTGTGCTGTTATACCCTTTCCTCATTTGTGAGAGCGCACTATGGCTGATGGCAACACAGCGCTATGATCGCGCGGTTAAATGTCTAAAGcatgttgccaaaatcaataaacGCGAGGTGAAAGAAGAAGTATTTGATGAATTTGTTGCGTATTATAAACAGAAAGCGAGTGAGCAACTCgcgaagaaaacaaataaagacaCTTTTTGGGGCATGTTCCGTACACCACGTTTGCGCAAATTCACCATTATGATGCTGATAAAGAA CATGTTTCTTGCGCTTTCGGTCGATGTGATCAGTCGCAATATGGAGGGTATGGGCAGCTCACCATTCAAATTGTTTTCCGTCACATCGGTTGTTTACGTTGTGGGCGGTCTCACTATAATCTTACTACAAAATCATATAGGCCGCAAGGGTATGGCCTTTAGCACATTTTTAGCCAGTGCCATCATTATCGGCGTTAACGGTATTCTAATCGCTTTTCTTGACACCGAACAAAACTCGTTACTCTTCGCTATTATGACGGGTCTCGCACGTTACGGTGTCGTCGTGAGCTATGAGGCAGATACACAATACACTTCGGAATTCCTGCCGACCACTGTACGTGGGCGTGGCATGGCCAATATACATGTTGCTGGTTTCGCCTGTACCAGTCTGCATTCCTATGTGATATATTTAGGTTATTTCTACAAACCCCTACCAGCGATCTGCACATCGTTATTAATGTTCTTAGCTGCAATGTTGTGCCTATCACTACCCGAGACGATGAATCA ACAACTACCGGAAACCTTGCTGGATGGTGAGAACTTTGCGCGCAATCAGCGCTGgtataattttgtatgtttcGATAAGACGTTAAACAAGAAGAATGATGAAGTCGCCAAGGAACGTTATTGA
- the Orct_17 gene encoding organic cation transporter protein → MDFDQILARCGDFSRYQFLLLTLFGVINFIVSLHYFTQTVISFVPDHWCYHEKLVNKSFDEIAEIYARFPNPSCTRLLDIDGANVTVSPESCTRWIYKYDYGYRSMNTELNWVCDSAYKARIGQSLFFIGSVVGTLFYGLLSDKIGRLPALILSNFSGFIGDFSTIFSQSVTTFSLCRFISGMAADTNFYLMYIIVLEYIRPSMRTLGLNLAVGVFYTIGLVFTPWLAVLVGHWQLYLACTSLPILCVVLYYFVVQESAQWLVTRNDVDGAIKRLKRVARFNKRKVTPSEFEEFRKHCEKQRQKMGGDDQVHSTLLDMFKTPRMRKHTLILFFKSMVITLCYDAVSRNVEGMGISPFVMFSLSAIAVLPSSIIVILLQDRIGRKGMAAGSLLVGGLFTSLAGIAIAYQQHNHNAVLLACLTIAARFGVAISYESGSQYATELIPTCVRGQGVAAVHVAGFAASFLAPYILWLGTYFKAAPSIILGALFFTGSFVCLLLPETLNRTLPKTVEEGEVFGKGERMFDFPCLSKKGKRSCDSEEDAYERKQSLTNFDRGNDSADENLNSAA, encoded by the exons ATGGATTTTGATCAGATACTCGCGCGTTGTGGCGATTTCAGCCGTtatcagtttttgttgttgacattGTTCGGTGTGATTAACTTCATTGTCTCATTACATTATTTTACCCAAACTGTGATAAGTTTTGTGCCCGATCATTGGTGCTACCATGAGAAATTAGTGAATAAGTCATTCGATGAGATTGCGGAGATTTATGCGAGATTTCCGAATCCATCTTGTACGCGCCTGCTGGACATCGATGGTGCGAATGTAACGGTGAGCCCGGAGAGTTGTACGCGTTGGATCTATAAATACGATTATGGTTATCGGAGCATGAACACAGAG CTAAACTGGGTCTGTGATTCGGCGTATAAAGCGCGCATTGGACAATcgttattttttattggttCCGTTGTGGGAACCCTCTTTTATGGTCTGCTTTCGGATAAGATTGGGCGTTTGCCTGCTCTGATACTTTCGAATTTTTCGGGCTTTATTGGCGACTTTTCGACGATATTCTCTCAAAGTGTCACAACATTTTCTCTCTGTCGATTCATATCGGGCATGGCGGCAGACACGAACTTTTATCTTATGTATATTATTG TACTTGAATACATCCGTCCATCTATGCGTACACTTGGTCTCAATTTGGCTGTCGGCGTCTTCTACACAATTGGTTTAGTCTTTACACCATGGTTGGCCGTACTTGTGGGCCATTGGCAACTTTACTTGGCTTGTACCTCACTGCCAATACTCTGCGTGGTTCTGTACTATTTTGTGGTGCAGGAGAGCGCTCAATGGTTGGTCACAAGAAACGATGTGGACGGTGCTATAAAGCGTTTGAAACGTGTTGCTCGCTTTAATAAACGTAAAGTGACACCATCGGAATTTGAAGAGTTCCGTAAACATTGCGAGAAGCAACGTCAGAAGATGGGCGGCGATGATCAGGTGCACTCAACACTGCTGGATATGTTTAAAACGCCACGCATGCGCAAACATACGctcattttgtttttcaaatc GATGGTCATCACGCTCTGTTACGATGCGGTCTCGCGTAATGTCGAGGGCATGGGCATCTCACCATTCGTTATGTTCTCTTTGAGCGCCATTGCCGTACTGCCATCAAGCATAATTGTGATCTTGCTGCAAGATCGTATTGGACGCAAAGGCATGGCGGCCGGCTCGCTACTCGTGGGCGGCTTATTCACCTCGTTAGCTGGCATAGCGATCGCCTATCAGCAACATAATCACAATGCCGTGCTACTCGCATGCCTAACCATAGCGGCGCGTTTCGGTGTCGCGATTTCATACGAATCCGGCTCACAATACGCCACCGAGTTGATACCGACATGTGTGCGCGGTCAAGGTGTGGCAGCTGTGCATGTAGCCGGTTTCGCAGCATCGTTTTTGGCGCCCTACATATTGTGGTTGGGCACCTACTTCAAGGCAGCGCCATCGATCATTTTGGGTGCACTGTTCTTTACAGGCTCCTTTGTGTGTCTGCTCCTGCCCGAGACGCTTAACAG AACACTTCCAAAGACCGTCGAAGAAGGTGAGGTCTTCGGCAAAGGCGAACGCATGTTCGATTTCCCTTGTCTCTCGAAGAAAGGCAAGCGTTCATGCGACTCTGAAGAGGACGCATACGAACGTAAACAATCGTTAACCAATTTCGATCGTGGCAACGACTCAGCCGATGAGAACCTCAACAGTGCGGCGTAA